A single Providencia manganoxydans DNA region contains:
- the fliO gene encoding flagellar biosynthetic protein FliO has translation MKTTPFISQTEQPSGQAIPALSNSHSLMQISGALGGIILLILAGSWLVKKLGLAPKQLGKSQLLKVKSSCSLGNKERVVVVEMNNEWLVLGVTAQSVNLLHQCPAVNKKPLTSVPEPLTFQSVFKKKQDTVEQVASKITNYQ, from the coding sequence ATGAAAACGACTCCATTTATTAGCCAAACCGAACAACCAAGCGGTCAGGCGATCCCCGCCCTCAGTAATAGTCATAGCTTAATGCAAATATCAGGGGCATTAGGTGGGATCATCTTGTTAATACTGGCTGGTTCATGGTTAGTGAAAAAACTCGGTCTCGCCCCTAAACAATTAGGTAAAAGCCAATTATTAAAAGTGAAAAGTAGCTGTTCACTTGGCAACAAAGAACGTGTAGTTGTGGTAGAAATGAATAATGAATGGCTGGTGCTAGGCGTGACTGCACAATCTGTGAATTTACTGCATCAATGCCCAGCGGTGAATAAAAAACCACTTACATCGGTCCCTGAGCCGCTGACATTTCAATCTGTGTTCAAGAAAAAACAAGATACAGTTGAGCAAGTGGCCTCCAAAATAACAAATTACCAATAA